In Acidobacteriota bacterium, one DNA window encodes the following:
- a CDS encoding formylglycine-generating enzyme family protein encodes MRHRSLLLVGIILAVNAGRLIAGPWGGLPDAVGRLQNDPGDRSAQAVLAEAESSVLREATNGRLAAVAVLMETYSSLVMQLEDGDERVRNLERRTAAALAAWGDGQLDSDPEAAATAWTLAAGYDAASPAILQLRRLILPPVEPDDGQKWRSPLDGAELVYQPPERVRIGCSVNDRRCRENEIFFRWIDLPGFWIEATEVTNERYGQCVDDGFCGLPQGGHGFGDRNNEQLPVVGIGWRQARDYARWVGRRLPSEAEWERAARGKETRWRFPWGNARRADLANVWDDTVAIDRGTLPVGTYPETGWGLLDMPGNVWEWCGDRYQVGFKELPADGSPMRSGIGRVVRGGSWRRDIDLARVSARSWFDEEYRADDLGFRCAVSRSSEVSDARLLSVAERAFALKSTPGQELAGVQLSAEDRRYLERRAVTWLMLERRAVEAVLQAALLLRRDPTDSVALDILEWVEGELVDAALAGDVESVEVLRSRYLRAVSSSPRFERRLRETEARVGEALRECGESMAREGDRVRAAACFELGLRIVPGDITIRRRLESLEPEAGDTRTSPKDGRVMVWMPPGSYRMGATEGDRQAALDELPAGNRVVKGFWIDRSEVTNADYRRCVDAGDCTAPTRTEAFDDPNRASYPVLWVTWYQARDYAEWAGKRLPSEAEWERAARAGSETRFPWGDRWENHRGNALDASGYDRWGAEAPVNSFPANSWGVHDLIGNAAEWVEDVYHSILAGGPLDGSPWEQETGPSDERRRVVRGGSFIDPPSRQRVSRRSGRKPTDSHRSTGFRCAAD; translated from the coding sequence ATGCGTCACCGTTCCCTGTTGCTCGTAGGAATAATTCTCGCAGTTAACGCCGGCCGGCTGATCGCCGGACCCTGGGGGGGCCTTCCCGATGCTGTCGGCCGCCTTCAGAATGACCCCGGAGACCGTTCCGCCCAGGCGGTGTTGGCAGAGGCAGAATCGTCGGTCCTGCGCGAAGCGACGAATGGCCGTCTGGCCGCCGTTGCGGTGTTGATGGAGACCTACTCCAGCCTGGTGATGCAGCTCGAAGACGGCGATGAGAGGGTACGAAACCTCGAGCGCCGGACGGCCGCGGCCCTGGCCGCCTGGGGTGACGGGCAACTGGACTCGGATCCCGAGGCGGCGGCGACCGCGTGGACGTTGGCGGCCGGATATGACGCGGCGAGCCCAGCGATTCTGCAGCTTCGACGGTTGATCTTGCCGCCGGTCGAACCTGACGACGGGCAGAAATGGCGTTCCCCTCTGGACGGCGCCGAGCTCGTCTACCAGCCGCCCGAACGAGTCCGCATCGGATGCTCCGTCAACGACCGCCGATGTCGAGAAAACGAGATTTTCTTTCGCTGGATCGACCTTCCTGGCTTCTGGATCGAGGCGACCGAGGTCACCAACGAACGGTATGGCCAGTGCGTCGATGACGGATTCTGCGGCCTTCCGCAGGGCGGACACGGATTCGGCGATCGCAACAACGAACAGCTCCCGGTGGTTGGCATCGGCTGGCGCCAAGCCCGCGATTACGCGCGCTGGGTCGGACGGCGGTTGCCCTCTGAGGCTGAATGGGAGCGCGCTGCGCGTGGCAAAGAGACCCGGTGGCGATTCCCCTGGGGCAACGCTCGCAGGGCCGATCTGGCAAACGTCTGGGACGACACGGTGGCCATCGACCGGGGAACCCTGCCGGTGGGGACGTATCCGGAAACCGGCTGGGGCCTGCTCGACATGCCGGGGAACGTTTGGGAGTGGTGTGGAGACCGGTACCAGGTCGGTTTCAAGGAGCTGCCGGCGGACGGATCGCCGATGCGATCCGGCATCGGAAGAGTCGTACGCGGAGGCTCCTGGAGGCGGGACATCGATCTGGCGAGGGTATCCGCCCGATCCTGGTTCGATGAGGAGTACCGCGCCGACGACCTGGGTTTCCGTTGTGCCGTGAGCCGATCGTCCGAGGTCAGCGACGCGCGTCTGTTATCGGTCGCAGAGCGTGCTTTTGCGCTGAAGTCGACGCCGGGGCAGGAGCTTGCCGGCGTGCAGCTGAGCGCCGAGGACCGGCGATATCTCGAGCGTCGTGCCGTGACCTGGCTGATGCTCGAACGGCGTGCCGTGGAAGCGGTTCTGCAGGCCGCGCTTCTTCTTCGGCGGGATCCGACGGATTCTGTGGCCCTCGATATTCTGGAGTGGGTCGAAGGAGAACTGGTCGACGCAGCGCTGGCGGGAGACGTCGAATCCGTCGAGGTGCTCAGATCGCGCTATCTGAGAGCCGTGTCCTCGAGCCCGCGTTTCGAGCGGCGCCTTCGGGAGACCGAGGCGCGTGTCGGCGAAGCATTGCGCGAGTGCGGGGAATCGATGGCGCGTGAGGGCGACCGGGTGCGCGCCGCAGCGTGCTTCGAACTCGGCCTCAGGATCGTTCCCGGCGACATCACCATCCGCCGTCGCCTGGAATCCCTCGAGCCTGAGGCGGGCGACACCCGGACTTCACCGAAAGATGGACGAGTGATGGTCTGGATGCCGCCGGGCTCATACCGAATGGGCGCCACTGAAGGCGATCGGCAGGCCGCCCTCGATGAATTGCCGGCCGGTAACAGAGTCGTCAAGGGTTTCTGGATCGATCGTTCGGAGGTCACGAACGCCGATTATCGCCGCTGTGTCGACGCGGGCGACTGCACAGCTCCGACGAGGACCGAGGCCTTCGATGACCCGAACCGAGCGTCATATCCGGTTTTGTGGGTGACCTGGTATCAGGCTCGAGACTACGCGGAATGGGCCGGCAAGCGACTCCCGTCGGAGGCGGAGTGGGAGAGAGCGGCGCGCGCCGGCAGCGAGACACGATTCCCGTGGGGGGACCGCTGGGAGAATCATCGCGGCAATGCCCTCGATGCCAGTGGCTACGACCGGTGGGGTGCGGAAGCCCCGGTCAACAGCTTTCCGGCCAACTCCTGGGGAGTCCACGACCTGATCGGAAACGCCGCCGAGTGGGTGGAGGACGTCTACCACTCGATTCTGGCGGGAGGACCGCTGGACGGGAGTCCGTGGGAGCAGGAAACGGGCCCCTCCGACGAACGCCGGCGGGTGGTTCGAGGCGGGTCTTTTATCGATCCCCCGTCCCGCCAGAGAGTGTCGCGCCGGTCGGGCAGAAAGCCGACCGATAGCCACCGGAGTACCGGCTTCCGCTGCGCGGCAGACTAG